A genomic region of Methanobrevibacter boviskoreani JH1 contains the following coding sequences:
- a CDS encoding pyridoxamine 5'-phosphate oxidase family protein — protein MLKFLEENPLVYIATKGLDGEAKVRPILYYFQENNKPYFCTANTKPVYKELQADPKFELTTATPEYEWLRVSGEVEFIDDLELKQKVIDSNELVKTLYQTADNPTFEVFTFSGKATIADFSGNPPRHYEI, from the coding sequence ATGTTAAAATTTTTAGAAGAAAACCCACTTGTATACATAGCAACTAAAGGATTAGACGGAGAAGCAAAAGTAAGACCAATACTCTACTACTTCCAAGAAAACAACAAACCATACTTCTGCACAGCAAACACAAAACCAGTATACAAAGAATTACAAGCAGATCCAAAATTCGAACTTACAACAGCAACCCCAGAATATGAATGGTTAAGAGTAAGCGGAGAAGTAGAATTCATAGACGACCTTGAATTAAAACAGAAAGTAATCGACTCAAACGAACTTGTGAAAACATTATACCAAACAGCAGACAACCCAACATTCGAAGTATTCACCTTCTCAGGAAAAGCAACAATAGCAGACTTCTCAGGAAACCCACCAAGACACTACGAAATATAA